The sequence CTATCAATCATCGTCACCCTGAACTTGTTTCAGGGTCTATGGCCCAGTCGTTTCGTTCGGCGCTGCGTGGAATTAATGGGCAGGCCATGGATGCTGAAACGAGTTCAGCATGACGGAGTTATAGGGCTGCTCCCCACCCCAAAGCCGCCTTATCGTGCACACTCAACAAATAACGTACCAGACGACCGATCAACGGCAGGCGGGCCCACCCGCGGGGGAGAGGGGCATGCAGGTGTCCGCGGCTACAAGGAGGCCGCGAGGCCCGCCGCCGTTTGCCCACCGGGTCGCACAAACGCGCGAACCAGCGGGACGATCGTCAGATGTCGTCGCCCGCGTCGTCGTCGGGACCCGCCATCATTTCTTCGGCGACCGCGTCGGTGCGGCCGCGGATCGCGGCTTCGAGCCGTTCGCGAAGTTCGGGATTTTCGGTCAGGAAGTTTTTGGCGTTCTCGCGGCCCTGCCCGATGCGGATCGAGTCATAGCTGAACCAGGCACCCGATTTTTCGACCAGCCCGGCCTTGACGCCGATATCGAGAATCTCGCCGATCTTGGAAATGCCCTGCCCGTACATGATGTCGAACTCAACCTGCTTGAACGGCGGCGCGACCTTGTTCTTCACCACCTTGACGCGCGTGGTGTTGCCGACGATCTCGTCGCCATTCTTGATCTGGCCGGTGCGGCGGATGTCGAGGCGGACCGAGGCATAGAATTTGAGCGCATTGCCGCCGGTCGTGGTTTCGGGGTTGCCGTACATCACGCCGATCTTCATGCGCAGCTGGTTGATGAAGATCACCATGCAGCGCGAGCGGCTGATCGAGCCGGTGAGCTTGCGCAAGCTCTGCGACATCAGCCGCGCCTGCAGGCCGACGTGACTGTCGCCCATCTCGCCCTCGATCTCGGCGCGCGGCACAAGCGCGGCGACCGAGTCGACGACGAGCACGTCGATCGCGTTCGAGCGCACGAGCGTATCGACGATCTCAAGCGCCTGCTCGCCCGTGTCGGGTTGCGACACAATGAGTTCGTCAATGTCGACGCCCAGCTTGCGCGCATAGACGGGGTCGAGCGCATGTTCGGCATCGACGAACGCCGCCGTGCCGCCCATCTTCTGCGCTTCGGCGATGCAATGCAGGGCCAGCGTCGTCTTGCCCGAGCTTTCGGGGCCGTAGATTTCGATGACGCGGCCGCGCGGCAGGCCGCCGACGCCCAGCGCGATGTCGAGGCCGAGCGACCCGGTCGAAATCGCCTCGACCTGCATCGCTTCCTTCGACCCCAGCTTCATCACCGAGCCCTTGCCGAAGGCGCGGTCGATCTGCGCCAATGCGGCGTCGAGCGCCTTCTGCCTGTCCGTTCCGTTCACTGATTTCCCCGATTCGACGAGTGACAATTGTCCGGCCATTTGCCGTCCTTTCCTGCTCTAGAGCGACCGCGGACGCATCGCAACGCCGGACCCGTGTGCCACATTTGTTCTATGGGAACAAGAGGGGAACGATATATTTGCGCTACGCGCCGAACTCCCGCAGCGCCGCCTCGATATCGCCGATCCGGAACGGCTTGCTAATCAACCGGCGGCCCGCGTGTGCGGCCGGAATGACATCGCCGCCGCCTGAGGTGAAGGCGAAAGGTATTCCCATGGCGGCGAGCGCGTCGGCGACGGGCCAGCCCTTTTCTTCGCCGAGGTTGATGTCGACGAGCGCCCCCGCGAGCGGCTCGGACGCGATCAGCGCCAGCGCCTCGTCCTTGCCCGTCGCCTGCGCGGGTTCGGGCAGGCCGAGCGCGTCGAACATGTCGACCAGCATCATGCCGATCAGCACATCGTCCTCGACGATCAGGATGCGCGGATCAGCCATCCTGTCCCCCGCGATGCGCCGCCTCGTCGAGCGCTGCCGACGTCGCCTCGGCGAGCTGTGCGACCGAAAAGGGTTTGGGCAGGAAGGACACGTCGTCGATGTCGATCGACTGGCGCAGCTGTTCCTCGGCATAGCCCGACATGAACAGCACCGGCAGGCCGGGGCGCCTGGCGCGCATCGCGCGCACCATCGCGGGCCCATCCATCGTCGGCATCACGACATCGCTGATGACCAAATCGACCTTCTCCAACTCGTCAAAGCGTTCGAGTCCCTCCTCGCCCTGCGCGGCGGTGACGACGGTATAACCCGCGCGGGCCAGTGCGCGTTCCGCGACCGCGCGCACCATATCTTCATCCTCGACGAGCAGGATCGTCCCGCTGCCCCACTGGCTCTTCTTGGCCTTTGCGGTCGGCTGCGGCACTGCCGGAGCCTCGCCCGCGACGCGGTGAACCGGCAGGTAGATGGTGAAGCTGGTGCCCTCGCCCGGCTGGCTGTCGGCAAAGATGAAACCCGCCGACTGTTTGATGATGCCATAAACGGTCGACAATCCCAGCCCCGTTCCCTTGCCCACATCCTTGGTCGTGAAAAAGGGCTCGAAAATCTTGGGCAATATATCGGCGGGAATGCCCGTGCCCGTGTCGCTGACCTTGAGCGCGCAATAATCGGCGGGCGGCATGAACTCATTGCCCATCTGGCGCACATCGGCGGCCGACACCGGATAGGTCTCGATCGTCAGCGTCCCGCCGCCGGGCATCGCGTCGCGCGCGTTGTCGGCCAGGTTGATGATGACCTGTTCGAGCTGGCCGGGGTCGGCGCGCACCGCGCCAAGGCCGCGGCCATGGTGCACCGACAGTTGCACCGTCTCGCCGATCAGGCGCTTCAAGAGGTGCGACACTTCGGAAATCACGTCGGGCAGCTGCAAAATCTGCGGGCGCAACGTCTGTTGCCGCGAGAAAGCGAGCAATTGCCGCGTCAGGCTGGCCGCGCGATTGGCGTTACTGCGGATCTGTTGAATGTCGTCATAGTCGCTGTCTCCGGGTGTGTGGCGCATCAGCATCAGGTCGCACGCGCCGAGCACCGCGGTCAGGATATTGTTGAAATCATGCGCGACGCCGCCCGCGAGCTGACCCACGGCCTGCATCTTCGATGCCTGCGCGACCTGGCGCTTCAGCCGCGATTCCTCGCTCGAATCCTTGAGACTGAGCAGCACCGCCGCTTCGCCGAGGCCGCGCACGCCGACGATGCGCATCGACACAGGTTCACCGCTCTGCCCCGCGAGCCGGATCGACAGGTCGCCGCCCACCTGTTGCCCGCTGCTGTGGCGGCGGATCATGTCGGCGAGCGGCCCCTTGTCCTCGCCGACCACGATGTCGCCCGGATAGCGCGGTTTCTTGCCGTCGGGCAGGTTCGCCGCGCGGACGAACGCACGGTTCATGTACAGAAAGCGCCCGTCGCGATCGACCAGCGCCAGCCCGAAGGGCAGCAGCGACAGCAGCGTCTCGACATAGGTTTGCGCGGTGCCACGGTCGGCCGGTCCCATCTCTTCGTCGAGCATCGCGAGCAGCACGGGTGTCGTGCTGTCGGCGGGCGCCAGCGGGATCTGGATCAGCCGCACCGGCGTCGCGCGATCGCCCTCGCGCGCGAAATAGAGCGCGCCGCCATCATCGAGCCGCAGCATCGGCGCAACGTCGCGCCCGGCGAAATGGCGCGCGTCATCCTCGCCCAGCGCACGCAGCAGAAAGGCCTCGTTCGCCGCGCGCAGCCGCCCCTCATGGTTGACCAGCGCCGCCATCACCCCGGCATGACCCAGCGTGCGCCCCACCGGGCCGCCGAGATGTCGGGTGAGTTCGGCGACCAAATCGAAGCGCTCGACGGCCGCAAAGCGCCAGACGAGATAATCCTCGGCCTGCCCGGTGCGCGTCACCTGCGCGCGCAATTGCAGGGGGCCGATCGCGATATCGTCGGCGCGCCCTTCGCCGTCGCGCCACGCCGCGCGCCCGGCGTTCTTCAAAAGCTCGGCGCCGCGGCCGTCGAGCGGCAGGCCCGGCGGCGTGACAAAGCCGCCCATCCATGTCGCGAACAGGTCGTTGGCGCATACCATCCGCCCGGCGCGATCGGTGACGGCGATCGCGATATCGTCGTGATTGACCGCCTGACGCAATATCGTCCAGTCGGGCGCCGCCGCCTCGCCGCGCGTCGCCGCGGGGAACAGCCGGCGCGCCAGCACCACGCCGCCCGCCGCCACCGCCAGGCCCGCAGCAAAACCCGCGGCAAGGATCGCGCTGCCCGTCGCCCAGAACAGCAGCGCGGCCGACACGAGCGCCAGCCCGACGAGCAGCGCCAGATCGACGCGCGACAAGTCGGTGGGCGGCGCGATCGTCCCGGCAGGGCCCGCCCCCCTGATGACGTCACCATCAGCGGAGGGCAGGCTTTGCGCGGTCAAATCACGGACTTTCTATCGTTTTGTCACCAGATGCGGACACGCTCTTCGGGTGTCAGGTACAGCTTCTGGCCGGGCTTAACCTGAAACGCCTTATACCAAGGGTCAAGGTTGCGCGAGACCCAAGTCCGCTGAATCGAGGGCGCGTGGGGATCGGTGGTGATCCGCTGCGACAGATTCTGCTCGCGGTAATTGCGCCGCCACACCTGCGCCCAGCCGAGGAAGAAGCGCTGGTCGCCGGTCAGGCCGTCCAGCACGGGCGCCTCCTTGCCGCCGAGCGACTTCTTATACGCCTCATAGGCGACGGTCAGGCCGGCAAGGTCGCCGATATTTTCGCCGAGCGTGAAGGTGCCGTCGAGCTTTTCGCCGGGCAGCACTTCATAGGCGTCATATTGCGCGACCAATGCCTTGCCCGCCGCCTCGAACGCCGCGACGTCGGCGGGGGTCCACCAATCGGCGAGCTTGCCCGTCTCGTCATATTTCGCGCCCTGGTCGTCGAAATGATGGCTGATCTCATGGCCGATCACCGCGCCGATGCCGCCATAGTTGATCGCCGGGTCGGCGTGCGGATCGAAAAAGGGCGGTTGCAGGATAGCGGCCGGAAAGACGATCTCGTTCATGCCGAAATTGGCATAGGCGTTGACCGTCATCGGGGTCATGCCCCATTCCCAGCGGCGGATCGGCCCGCCGAGGCGGCTGATATTGTCGTCGTGCGCAAACTGGTTCGACCGCAGCGCGTTGCCGAACAGGTCGTCGGCCTTGATCTCCAGCTTGCTGTAATCCTTCCAGCGGTCGGGATAGCCGATCTTGGTCGTGAAATTGGCAAGCTTCTTCTTCGCCTTGACCTTGGTTTCGGGCTGCATCCAGCTCAGCCCGTCGATGCGGTCGCCCATCGCCGCCAGCACATTCCTGACGAGCTGGTCCATCGCCGCCTTGGTTTCGGGCGGGAAATATCTGGCGACATAATCCTGGCCGACCGCCTCGCCCATATTGTTCGTGGTGAAATCGACCGCGCGCTTCCAGCGTTCCTGCATCTGCGGCGTGCCCGACAGCGCGGTGCCATAGAAGGAGAAGGCTTCCTGCGCGACCGCATCGGGCAGCACGTCCGAAAAGCCATCGAGGCTGCGGACGATCAGCAGGTCGCGGATGACGCCGATCGGCGCTTCGGCGAGCAGCTTCGCTTCGCCGGTGAAGGCGCTCGGCTGCGACACGAGCAGCGAATCCTCCTTGACGCCGATGCCGCGAATGAAGGTCTGCCAATCGAAGCCAGGCGCCGCGGCCGCCAGCTCGGCGATCGTCATCTTGTTATAGACTTTGGTGGCGTCGCTGCTGTCATTCTTGTCCCAGTGGACGGTCGCGATCTGCTTCTCGAAATCATAGATTGCCTGCGCACGCGCCGCGGCGTTCGCCTCGCCGACCAGCGTCAGCACATTTTCGAGATGCTTCAGATAGGCGGCCTGGAGCCTGGTATTGCGCTCATTCTCTTTCAGATAGAAATCGCGGTCGGGCATGCCGATGCCGCCCTGGAACATCGTGTAGATGTAAACGTCGGGATTTTTGTCGTCCTGCCCGACATAGCCGCCAAAGAAATGCCGCACTCCGTTGCGGTCGGCCTCGGCGAGCAGCCTGGCCAGCCCCGCCTTGTCGACGGTGCGGATCTGGTTCAGCCACGGCTCGATCGGCGCCAGGCCCTTGGCCTCGACCGTCGCCGCGTCGAGATAGGCGGCATAGGCGCGGCCGATCATGCTGTTCGGATCGGTCCTGGCCGCCTCCAGGATTTCCTGCGTGCGCGTCTGCGACAGATCGGCCAGCACGGTGAACATGCCGAAGTTCGATTTGTCGGCCGGGATCTCGGTATTTTTCGCCCAGGTGCCGTTGGCATAGGCGTAAAAATCGTCACCCGGCTGGACGCTCTTGTCCATGCCCGAAAGGTCGAAGCCGAAGGTGCCGAGTTCGGGTTTCGCAGCGCTCGCGGCGGCGGACGCCGCTGCGGGCTTTTCCTCGGCCGCCGCCGGAACGGCGGTCAGCATCAGCGCGCCGAGCGCGGCGCTCGCCATCAGGCGCGAAGTCTTGGGCAGGTGGATCATGATATTCCCCGGTTATCAGAATGAAGCGGCAACCCGTGCCGCGTCGGTGCGGAACGGGTCGGCGATGGATCAGCTATACGCCTGCGAAGGGCCGGTTCAACCAGCCGCCGTGTCGCTCGTCGATGCCTCATGTCGTTGGTCGCGTGCGCGCGCCAGCTTGCGCCGCCAGCGTAGGCGAATCCAATTGTCCCAGAAGATCGCGGCCAGCACATAGCCGACCGCCGCCGCGACGACGGAAATCACGAACAGCCCCGCGAGCATCGCCGGCGCGGCGTCCGAAAAGGTCCAGCGCACCCACTCGCCCGCCGATGCGCCATGCTCGATCATCGCCGAAAAGGTCGCGCTGTTCGCCTGAAGCCCGAACAGCCAGTCGCCGAGCCATACCGAGGCGAGGATGATGAACGGGGTCGTCACCGGGTTCGACAAAAAGGTCATCGCCGCGCCGATCGGAATGTTCGCACGCACCGGCAACGCGAGCAGCGCGACGCCCAGAATCTGGACGCCGGGAATGAGGAAAAAAATGCCGACAAACAGGCCGAGCGCCGTGCCGCGCGGCACCGAGGTGCGCGTGAAGCGCCACAAATGGCTGTGCGCGACCCTATGGGCAAACGGCTTGACGAAACGGCTCGCGAGCAGTTCCTCGCGCGTCGGTGAATTGCGGCGGATCCAGTTCATCACCGCGGCCTTGTCGCGGGATTTGCTATCCTTTGGCGTGCCGCCGCTCATCCGCGGTCCTTCAGCAGTCGTTGCTTGTCGCGCTTCCAGTCGCGTTCCTTGATCGACTCGCGCTTGTCGTGCGCCTTCTTGCCCTTGGCGAGCGCGAGTTCGACCTTGGCGCGGCCGCGGCTGTTGAAATAGACGCTGAGGGGCACGAGCGTCATCCCCTGCCGCATCACGCCCGCGTGCAGCTTGTTGATCTCGCGCCAATTGAGCAGCAGCTTGCGCGGCCGCCTGGGCTCGTGATTGAAACGATTGCCGTGGCTGAACTCAGGGATATTGGCGTTGATCAGCCACACTTCGCCGCCGTTCACCTCGGCATAGCTTTCGGCAATCGTCCCCTCGCCGAAGCGCAGCGACTTGACCTCGGTGCCCTGCAGCGCGATCCCCGCCTCGAAAACCTGCTCGATGGCATAATCGAAGCGCGCGCGCCGGTTCTCGGCGACGATCTTTTTCTTGTCGAACTCGGCGGCGGACTGCGGACGGGCCATGACGAAAGCTTAAATCACTCCTGCCGACGACAATGCGGCATCGACGGTCGCGCGCGATGCGGCGGACGCCGGGATGATAGGTAGGCGCACTTCGGGCGAAAACCAGTCATGGACGCGCGACAGCGCATATTTGACCGGCCCCGGCGAGGTGTCGGAGAACATCGCCTTGTGCAGCGCGAACAACCGCTCGTGGAGCATCAGCGCCCGCGTCCAGTCGCCCGCGGCGCAGGCGGCGGCGAAATCGGCGCAGAGGCGCGGCGCGACATTGGCGGTGACCGAAATGCACCCCGCGCCGCCCATCGCCGCGTGCGGCAACCACAGATCGTCGTTGCCCGACAGCTGGCAGAAATCACGCCCCGCTCCTGCGCGGTGGATGGTCACGCGGGCAAGGTCGCCGCTCGCATCCTTGACGGCCACGACGG is a genomic window of Sphingopyxis sp. FD7 containing:
- the smpB gene encoding SsrA-binding protein SmpB, translating into MARPQSAAEFDKKKIVAENRRARFDYAIEQVFEAGIALQGTEVKSLRFGEGTIAESYAEVNGGEVWLINANIPEFSHGNRFNHEPRRPRKLLLNWREINKLHAGVMRQGMTLVPLSVYFNSRGRAKVELALAKGKKAHDKRESIKERDWKRDKQRLLKDRG
- a CDS encoding hybrid sensor histidine kinase/response regulator is translated as MAPPTDLSRVDLALLVGLALVSAALLFWATGSAILAAGFAAGLAVAAGGVVLARRLFPAATRGEAAAPDWTILRQAVNHDDIAIAVTDRAGRMVCANDLFATWMGGFVTPPGLPLDGRGAELLKNAGRAAWRDGEGRADDIAIGPLQLRAQVTRTGQAEDYLVWRFAAVERFDLVAELTRHLGGPVGRTLGHAGVMAALVNHEGRLRAANEAFLLRALGEDDARHFAGRDVAPMLRLDDGGALYFAREGDRATPVRLIQIPLAPADSTTPVLLAMLDEEMGPADRGTAQTYVETLLSLLPFGLALVDRDGRFLYMNRAFVRAANLPDGKKPRYPGDIVVGEDKGPLADMIRRHSSGQQVGGDLSIRLAGQSGEPVSMRIVGVRGLGEAAVLLSLKDSSEESRLKRQVAQASKMQAVGQLAGGVAHDFNNILTAVLGACDLMLMRHTPGDSDYDDIQQIRSNANRAASLTRQLLAFSRQQTLRPQILQLPDVISEVSHLLKRLIGETVQLSVHHGRGLGAVRADPGQLEQVIINLADNARDAMPGGGTLTIETYPVSAADVRQMGNEFMPPADYCALKVSDTGTGIPADILPKIFEPFFTTKDVGKGTGLGLSTVYGIIKQSAGFIFADSQPGEGTSFTIYLPVHRVAGEAPAVPQPTAKAKKSQWGSGTILLVEDEDMVRAVAERALARAGYTVVTAAQGEEGLERFDELEKVDLVISDVVMPTMDGPAMVRAMRARRPGLPVLFMSGYAEEQLRQSIDIDDVSFLPKPFSVAQLAEATSAALDEAAHRGGQDG
- a CDS encoding M13 family metallopeptidase, whose product is MIHLPKTSRLMASAALGALMLTAVPAAAEEKPAAASAAASAAKPELGTFGFDLSGMDKSVQPGDDFYAYANGTWAKNTEIPADKSNFGMFTVLADLSQTRTQEILEAARTDPNSMIGRAYAAYLDAATVEAKGLAPIEPWLNQIRTVDKAGLARLLAEADRNGVRHFFGGYVGQDDKNPDVYIYTMFQGGIGMPDRDFYLKENERNTRLQAAYLKHLENVLTLVGEANAAARAQAIYDFEKQIATVHWDKNDSSDATKVYNKMTIAELAAAAPGFDWQTFIRGIGVKEDSLLVSQPSAFTGEAKLLAEAPIGVIRDLLIVRSLDGFSDVLPDAVAQEAFSFYGTALSGTPQMQERWKRAVDFTTNNMGEAVGQDYVARYFPPETKAAMDQLVRNVLAAMGDRIDGLSWMQPETKVKAKKKLANFTTKIGYPDRWKDYSKLEIKADDLFGNALRSNQFAHDDNISRLGGPIRRWEWGMTPMTVNAYANFGMNEIVFPAAILQPPFFDPHADPAINYGGIGAVIGHEISHHFDDQGAKYDETGKLADWWTPADVAAFEAAGKALVAQYDAYEVLPGEKLDGTFTLGENIGDLAGLTVAYEAYKKSLGGKEAPVLDGLTGDQRFFLGWAQVWRRNYREQNLSQRITTDPHAPSIQRTWVSRNLDPWYKAFQVKPGQKLYLTPEERVRIW
- the recA gene encoding recombinase RecA; this translates as MAGQLSLVESGKSVNGTDRQKALDAALAQIDRAFGKGSVMKLGSKEAMQVEAISTGSLGLDIALGVGGLPRGRVIEIYGPESSGKTTLALHCIAEAQKMGGTAAFVDAEHALDPVYARKLGVDIDELIVSQPDTGEQALEIVDTLVRSNAIDVLVVDSVAALVPRAEIEGEMGDSHVGLQARLMSQSLRKLTGSISRSRCMVIFINQLRMKIGVMYGNPETTTGGNALKFYASVRLDIRRTGQIKNGDEIVGNTTRVKVVKNKVAPPFKQVEFDIMYGQGISKIGEILDIGVKAGLVEKSGAWFSYDSIRIGQGRENAKNFLTENPELRERLEAAIRGRTDAVAEEMMAGPDDDAGDDI
- a CDS encoding response regulator, which encodes MADPRILIVEDDVLIGMMLVDMFDALGLPEPAQATGKDEALALIASEPLAGALVDINLGEEKGWPVADALAAMGIPFAFTSGGGDVIPAAHAGRRLISKPFRIGDIEAALREFGA
- a CDS encoding DUF2062 domain-containing protein, encoding MSGGTPKDSKSRDKAAVMNWIRRNSPTREELLASRFVKPFAHRVAHSHLWRFTRTSVPRGTALGLFVGIFFLIPGVQILGVALLALPVRANIPIGAAMTFLSNPVTTPFIILASVWLGDWLFGLQANSATFSAMIEHGASAGEWVRWTFSDAAPAMLAGLFVISVVAAAVGYVLAAIFWDNWIRLRWRRKLARARDQRHEASTSDTAAG